The following are from one region of the Petrotoga mobilis SJ95 genome:
- a CDS encoding 23S rRNA (pseudouridine(1915)-N(3))-methyltransferase RlmH: protein MTRIIVVGPLKSPYIIDGVKQYLKWIKKFERIELIQLPLSGDLNKTPPSIYKDKDFKKFEKYFPDSFNVLLDERGEQMDSVKFSEFYDRTKTSSQGKHINFIVGGPLGHSDKIYNKADYILSLSKMTFTHEFAVLILLEQLFRVNKILHNETYHY, encoded by the coding sequence ATGACTAGAATCATAGTCGTAGGACCTTTAAAAAGTCCCTATATAATAGATGGAGTCAAGCAATATTTAAAGTGGATAAAGAAATTTGAACGAATTGAACTAATACAACTTCCTTTGTCCGGAGATTTAAACAAGACACCACCTTCAATTTACAAAGATAAAGATTTCAAAAAGTTTGAAAAATATTTCCCGGATTCTTTCAACGTTTTATTGGATGAGAGAGGAGAACAGATGGATTCTGTAAAATTTTCTGAATTTTATGACCGCACAAAAACCTCTTCGCAAGGGAAACACATAAACTTCATTGTTGGTGGCCCTTTAGGACATTCTGATAAAATTTACAATAAAGCTGATTATATTTTATCGTTATCTAAAATGACTTTTACCCACGAATTTGCGGTTTTGATTCTTTTAGAGCAATTGTTTAGAGTTAACAAGATATTGCACAATGAAACCTATCATTATTAA
- a CDS encoding glutamate formimidoyltransferase codes for MKIVETLPNISEGKNKELINRIKDLSENFDKIWFISCKSDEYFNRSFISVVGELNEIETFLFEMVKICVANIDLRNHSGYHPRIGAVDVIPIVPLISTTFDEADNLVKRLAKKISESFELPIYLYEKSARNDYRRNINTLRKGEFEFLAKKMSFPEWEPDFGPNHPHPTAGATIMGVRDFLISLEFHINTSDRWLAEQIKQEISLNLPASVFLERKQNGKFSLTLNAKEGDVSLYLLYSKVKTIIEHFGSEIEKVTLPSPLTGKLFLHSFKNLIGNLDGELFTIEEKLLTESQITKTKHISNEEK; via the coding sequence ATGAAAATCGTAGAAACTCTACCAAACATCAGTGAAGGGAAAAACAAAGAATTAATCAACCGAATCAAAGACCTTTCTGAGAATTTTGATAAGATTTGGTTTATTTCTTGTAAAAGTGATGAATACTTCAATAGAAGTTTCATCAGTGTTGTAGGTGAATTAAACGAAATAGAGACTTTCTTATTCGAAATGGTGAAAATATGCGTGGCAAATATAGATCTCAGAAATCATAGTGGGTATCATCCCAGAATAGGTGCCGTAGATGTCATCCCGATTGTACCGCTAATATCTACAACCTTTGATGAGGCGGATAATCTTGTAAAAAGATTAGCAAAAAAAATCTCTGAAAGTTTTGAATTGCCTATATATCTATACGAAAAATCAGCCAGAAACGATTATCGTAGAAATATTAACACCTTAAGAAAAGGTGAATTTGAATTCTTAGCAAAAAAAATGTCTTTCCCTGAATGGGAACCGGACTTTGGTCCAAATCATCCTCATCCCACTGCGGGAGCAACTATTATGGGGGTTAGAGATTTTCTAATATCTTTGGAATTCCATATTAACACCTCAGACAGATGGCTAGCAGAACAAATAAAACAAGAAATAAGTTTGAATTTACCCGCAAGTGTATTTTTAGAAAGAAAACAAAACGGTAAATTCAGTCTCACTCTAAATGCAAAAGAAGGGGATGTATCACTCTATTTGCTCTACAGCAAAGTTAAAACGATAATAGAACATTTTGGCAGCGAAATAGAAAAAGTAACTCTCCCATCTCCTTTAACGGGAAAATTGTTTTTACATTCTTTTAAAAACTTAATTGGTAACTTGGATGGAGAATTATTTACAATAGAAGAAAAATTGCTAACCGAATCACAGATCACCAAAACAAAACATATTTCAAACGAGGAAAAATGA
- a CDS encoding FtsW/RodA/SpoVE family cell cycle protein yields the protein MNSFFITNLIGERKERIKKIEFILVIAYVSLAIFGFLSVKSAVINSPLEGIENQQLMWIILGIAFFAISIFIPERFIKKYTPILFYLVILALVLVLFTTPISGAKRWIRLGPVGFQPSEIFKLALLLYLSYVLSQNDNKKFYFASIMIFLSAGLIYQEPDFSTSIIVLFTWFVLVFVSGRFEKLWQYSLGLALIGSPIIFYNLQEYQKGRIIGFLFPQTYSLSYYYNTAQAIKAIGSGGLLGEGYMNGYMNLSGFVPESHTDFILSVIGEEFGFLGVSFILILYSAILWRLYEGYKKSDDLFWKYFYVGSAFLIFFHIFQNIGMNLGMLPVTGIPLPLLSNGGSSFVTFSIILGVATKGLMIEKNITR from the coding sequence GTGAATTCTTTTTTTATTACAAATTTAATAGGTGAAAGAAAAGAACGTATTAAAAAAATAGAATTTATCCTCGTTATCGCTTACGTTTCATTGGCAATTTTTGGATTTTTATCTGTTAAGAGTGCTGTAATCAACAGTCCTTTAGAAGGCATAGAAAATCAACAATTAATGTGGATCATTCTAGGGATCGCTTTTTTTGCCATTAGCATTTTTATTCCAGAAAGGTTTATTAAGAAATATACCCCTATTCTATTTTATTTAGTAATTCTTGCCTTGGTTTTAGTACTATTCACCACACCAATTAGTGGGGCTAAAAGATGGATAAGGCTGGGACCTGTGGGTTTCCAACCATCTGAAATATTTAAGCTGGCATTGTTATTATATCTTAGTTATGTTCTTTCTCAAAATGATAATAAAAAGTTTTATTTTGCATCAATAATGATTTTTTTATCTGCAGGGTTGATATACCAAGAACCGGATTTTAGCACTTCTATTATAGTACTATTCACCTGGTTTGTACTAGTTTTTGTTTCAGGAAGGTTCGAAAAATTATGGCAGTATTCCTTAGGATTAGCTTTGATTGGCAGTCCTATAATTTTTTATAACCTCCAAGAATACCAAAAAGGTAGGATAATAGGGTTTCTCTTTCCTCAAACCTACTCTCTAAGTTATTATTATAACACCGCTCAAGCGATAAAAGCTATAGGTTCTGGAGGTTTGCTAGGGGAAGGATACATGAATGGATACATGAATTTGAGTGGATTCGTACCTGAAAGTCATACAGATTTTATACTTTCCGTTATTGGAGAAGAGTTTGGATTTTTGGGGGTAAGTTTTATTCTAATACTTTATTCGGCAATACTTTGGAGACTATACGAAGGATACAAAAAAAGCGATGACCTATTTTGGAAGTATTTTTATGTTGGATCTGCATTTTTGATCTTTTTCCATATTTTTCAAAATATTGGAATGAATCTAGGCATGTTGCCAGTTACAGGCATCCCTCTGCCTCTATTATCAAATGGTGGCTCTTCTTTTGTTACTTTTTCTATAATACTAGGGGTTGCAACAAAAGGTTTAATGATAGAAAAAAACATCACGAGGTGA
- a CDS encoding biotin--[acetyl-CoA-carboxylase] ligase, whose product MIGDNLILLDKIDSTNNYIKKHWRELPSETVVWALEQTEGYGRNNKRWYSPLGGLWFSVLFKPRKRPLIPYFYLRMYSLVIYNVLKKKYKLDPIIKWPNDILLNSKKVCGILGESVYEDGTPSCVIVGVGINVNNELPEKVSNNSIALKDVIGKEIPLRKLLNELNHVAYHRYYLKYFKPKAISSITKMWLNHLNVKVGDKVQVSVENNGNIYGTVNEIQSDYLEIIDNNGEIRKINSGELIVL is encoded by the coding sequence ATGATAGGTGATAATTTGATTCTTCTAGATAAAATTGATTCAACGAACAACTATATCAAAAAACACTGGCGTGAACTACCATCAGAAACTGTTGTTTGGGCTTTAGAACAAACAGAAGGTTACGGGAGGAATAACAAAAGGTGGTATTCTCCTTTGGGAGGTTTATGGTTTTCTGTGTTATTCAAGCCCCGTAAAAGGCCTTTGATTCCTTATTTTTACTTGAGAATGTATTCTTTGGTGATTTATAATGTCTTGAAAAAAAAATATAAGTTGGATCCCATCATTAAATGGCCTAACGATATTTTGCTTAATTCTAAAAAGGTGTGCGGAATTTTGGGAGAGAGCGTTTATGAGGATGGTACACCAAGTTGCGTTATAGTGGGAGTAGGAATAAACGTTAACAATGAATTACCTGAAAAAGTTTCCAACAACTCAATTGCTTTAAAAGATGTTATTGGGAAAGAAATTCCTTTGAGGAAACTTTTAAATGAACTAAACCATGTTGCTTATCATAGGTATTATCTAAAATATTTCAAACCTAAAGCAATTTCATCCATTACAAAAATGTGGTTGAATCATTTGAATGTGAAAGTAGGGGATAAGGTCCAAGTATCAGTTGAAAATAATGGAAATATTTACGGCACAGTAAACGAAATTCAGTCAGATTATTTGGAAATAATAGACAATAACGGTGAGATAAGAAAAATAAACTCTGGCGAATTAATTGTGTTATAA
- the hpt gene encoding hypoxanthine phosphoribosyltransferase — MSLKVLISEEEIQKKVEDLAKQIDDYYKNITDEIVAVCVLKGSVNFFSDLVKKIHLNVNYNFIQVSSYSGDITTGKVKVKSWLDEPLENKHVLIVEDIVDTGNTLKYIVKYLEMQNPSSLEITSIVLKTIHEHGIQVRFPGFEIGDKFIVGYGLDYNEKYRNLPYIGYIE; from the coding sequence ATGTCATTAAAAGTCCTTATTTCAGAGGAGGAAATTCAAAAAAAGGTCGAAGATTTGGCTAAGCAAATAGATGATTATTATAAAAATATAACGGATGAAATTGTCGCGGTATGTGTCTTAAAAGGATCCGTCAATTTCTTTAGTGATTTGGTAAAAAAGATACATTTGAACGTTAATTATAATTTTATACAGGTATCTAGTTATTCTGGGGATATAACCACGGGAAAAGTAAAGGTAAAAAGTTGGCTTGATGAGCCCCTTGAAAATAAACATGTTTTAATAGTCGAAGACATCGTGGATACTGGGAATACATTAAAATATATAGTAAAATATTTAGAGATGCAAAATCCTTCCTCTTTAGAAATTACATCTATTGTTTTAAAAACAATTCACGAGCATGGAATTCAAGTAAGATTTCCTGGTTTTGAAATTGGAGATAAATTTATAGTAGGGTACGGATTGGATTACAATGAAAAATATAGAAATTTACCTTACATTGGATATATAGAATAA
- a CDS encoding purine-nucleoside phosphorylase produces MDIEQYVSKVREAAKYIQEKTTKKPRIAIVLGSGLGKISQNLEDALAIPYSDIPNFPRSTAPGHKGELMIGSLKGKDTLLMNGRFHYYEGYTMKEVTFPIRVMQELGIETLVLTNAAGTLNPDFEVGVPCIITDHINFFGDNPLIGPNFDDWGPRFPDMTEVYSKSLVQEAFKSAKKLNIRVYSGVYLGLSGPTFETPAEMAMMRNFGADLVGMSTVPEAIVAKHAGMEILGITAITDKAVPEQLKEVSAEEVLKIAEKTGENIAEIIMDLVDIF; encoded by the coding sequence ATGGATATTGAACAGTACGTATCAAAAGTGAGAGAAGCAGCTAAGTATATTCAAGAAAAAACCACGAAAAAGCCCAGAATTGCGATCGTTTTAGGGTCTGGATTAGGGAAAATTTCACAAAATTTAGAAGATGCCCTAGCAATCCCTTATTCTGATATTCCTAACTTCCCCCGCTCTACCGCTCCAGGCCATAAAGGCGAATTAATGATAGGGAGTTTAAAGGGTAAAGATACGTTACTTATGAATGGAAGATTTCATTACTACGAAGGGTACACTATGAAAGAGGTTACCTTTCCAATACGTGTAATGCAAGAATTAGGTATTGAAACTCTTGTATTGACTAACGCAGCAGGAACATTAAATCCTGATTTTGAAGTGGGTGTACCGTGTATAATCACGGATCACATCAACTTTTTTGGTGACAACCCCTTGATTGGACCAAATTTCGATGATTGGGGTCCTAGATTTCCAGATATGACGGAAGTTTACTCGAAATCTTTGGTGCAAGAAGCCTTTAAATCTGCTAAAAAACTTAATATTAGAGTATATTCTGGTGTATATTTAGGTTTAAGCGGTCCTACATTTGAAACACCTGCTGAAATGGCTATGATGAGAAATTTTGGCGCCGATTTGGTCGGGATGTCGACTGTACCAGAGGCTATAGTTGCAAAACATGCTGGTATGGAGATTTTGGGTATCACCGCTATAACTGATAAAGCTGTTCCTGAGCAATTGAAAGAAGTTAGTGCAGAAGAAGTTTTGAAGATTGCAGAAAAAACAGGCGAAAATATAGCTGAGATCATCATGGACCTAGTAGATATCTTTTAG
- a CDS encoding lytic transglycosylase domain-containing protein has protein sequence MKSFVLLAIFIFLPILFFSYYEVYDYFFMKPNTYFEYNSNSNGEFGIEFYSINKYPIMDSNKLLESVWSQPRTLIGGQMVVESSNYTHAISSSKAMGLLQLKNPTGVDLHVYNLFDPYDNLKGALEYHGYLRRLFDDERLQIIAYHDGPTAVMAGKVSPGGEAYYEKVKRAQQNYSNSKIYSPYFIGGRVFYFPEGEEDRINTDFEAGLAYRKFEIYGNVGLELPLKQIQESDFTNIKTDYGYTFLYVPRTNFGFGIEGKTVPDDVVFRIGLPWQNFILKGPENPELIYKHELTDNWTTKILINADTLLLSSYFSIYNLDLFMGYEIYQTSINLGFRLAF, from the coding sequence TTGAAGTCTTTTGTTTTGTTGGCAATTTTTATATTTTTGCCAATTTTGTTCTTTTCTTATTATGAAGTTTACGATTACTTTTTTATGAAACCGAATACCTATTTTGAATACAATTCTAATTCCAACGGAGAATTTGGGATTGAGTTTTATTCGATTAACAAATATCCGATAATGGATTCTAATAAATTGCTAGAAAGTGTGTGGTCTCAGCCGCGGACTTTGATAGGTGGCCAAATGGTTGTAGAATCATCTAATTATACCCATGCTATTTCATCTTCTAAAGCGATGGGGCTACTTCAATTGAAAAATCCAACTGGGGTAGATTTACACGTTTATAATTTATTTGATCCGTATGACAATTTAAAAGGCGCTTTAGAATACCATGGGTATCTTCGACGGCTTTTTGATGACGAAAGGTTGCAGATTATAGCATACCATGATGGACCTACCGCTGTTATGGCAGGGAAAGTGTCTCCTGGTGGTGAAGCATACTACGAGAAGGTAAAAAGAGCCCAACAAAATTATTCTAACTCAAAAATATATTCACCTTATTTTATAGGAGGTAGAGTATTTTATTTTCCAGAAGGTGAAGAAGACAGAATAAATACGGATTTTGAAGCCGGCCTTGCATATAGAAAATTTGAAATATACGGAAATGTTGGTTTAGAACTTCCACTAAAACAAATCCAAGAATCTGATTTTACAAATATAAAAACAGATTACGGATATACCTTTTTGTATGTGCCTAGAACGAATTTTGGCTTTGGCATAGAAGGTAAAACCGTTCCCGACGACGTTGTTTTCCGGATAGGTTTGCCGTGGCAAAACTTTATTCTTAAAGGGCCTGAAAATCCTGAGTTAATTTACAAACACGAATTAACTGATAATTGGACCACAAAAATATTAATTAATGCTGATACTTTATTGCTTTCCAGTTATTTTTCAATTTACAACTTAGACCTGTTTATGGGTTACGAAATTTACCAAACTTCTATAAATCTAGGTTTTAGATTAGCCTTTTAA
- the fliF gene encoding flagellar basal-body MS-ring/collar protein FliF encodes MEKYMQQIRDWWKNLEDRKKRNYIVLLITVVALIVFFSILLSRKNYEFFIGGLDQANAGNIVTKLEEMGIEYKVDDFGNIYVANQNVSELRMKLASEGSLGYNLQGYELLQNQGFGATSYDKQVNYQIALEGELSRSIASMDSVQSARVHLVIPPRTYYQVGESPKPSASVLLVLNPGASVTSSQIKGIINLVAGAVAGLQPENIKVVDNFSNDLSAQIALGEDIGSADTKFKLKAEIERYYKEKVESGLQSVFGLGNVVVVPEIELNWQKIEEEQRMVEPVVDENGIILSQQTKTEQSSSSPNSGGVPGVDSNIPPYTYQTPTSTGNYYSSSDVITNYDVNEIYTRTIEDKNGEISNKSITIFIDFQNSKVGDSQELRSQIKTAVATAIGTPEDNISLVDIQFNRDLEAMRADIEYQLQLRRQRITNIVIAIIVIAFVMMLVILIARARRVRKASQLVEERKRELESRVEEAMKERGVEVEEVSPEQERFREIATLAENNPDEVADIIKSWLKTR; translated from the coding sequence ATGGAAAAGTATATGCAACAAATAAGAGACTGGTGGAAAAATCTAGAAGATAGAAAAAAACGAAACTATATAGTTTTGTTAATTACTGTCGTTGCGTTGATAGTATTCTTTTCAATATTGCTTTCAAGAAAAAATTATGAGTTTTTTATTGGAGGATTGGATCAAGCAAATGCGGGTAATATTGTAACAAAGTTGGAAGAAATGGGTATAGAATACAAAGTAGATGATTTTGGGAATATTTACGTTGCGAATCAGAATGTATCAGAATTGAGAATGAAATTAGCTAGTGAAGGTTCATTGGGTTACAATCTTCAAGGTTATGAACTTCTTCAAAATCAAGGTTTTGGAGCCACCAGTTACGATAAGCAGGTCAACTATCAGATCGCTTTGGAAGGTGAGCTGTCTAGGAGTATAGCTTCTATGGACTCGGTACAAAGTGCTCGTGTTCATTTGGTTATTCCTCCTAGAACTTACTATCAAGTTGGTGAAAGTCCAAAACCTTCTGCATCTGTTTTGTTAGTGTTGAATCCTGGGGCGAGTGTTACTTCAAGCCAAATTAAAGGGATAATTAATTTAGTTGCTGGAGCAGTTGCTGGGTTGCAACCTGAGAACATTAAAGTAGTGGACAATTTTTCGAACGATTTGAGCGCTCAGATTGCTTTGGGAGAAGATATTGGAAGTGCCGATACTAAATTTAAGTTAAAAGCTGAGATTGAGAGATATTATAAAGAAAAAGTAGAAAGCGGTTTGCAATCAGTCTTTGGTTTGGGGAATGTTGTTGTGGTTCCCGAGATAGAGTTAAATTGGCAAAAAATAGAAGAAGAGCAAAGAATGGTCGAACCGGTTGTAGATGAAAATGGAATAATTTTAAGTCAACAGACTAAGACTGAACAGAGTAGTTCTTCTCCAAATTCTGGTGGTGTACCTGGTGTTGATTCCAACATCCCCCCCTATACTTATCAAACGCCTACGAGTACGGGAAATTATTACAGCAGCTCGGATGTGATCACCAACTACGATGTAAATGAGATTTATACAAGAACTATTGAAGATAAAAATGGAGAAATATCTAATAAAAGCATAACAATTTTTATTGATTTCCAAAACAGCAAAGTAGGCGACAGTCAAGAGCTGAGGTCTCAAATTAAAACAGCTGTTGCTACAGCTATTGGCACACCTGAAGATAATATCTCTTTAGTTGATATACAGTTCAATAGGGATTTGGAAGCGATGAGAGCAGATATTGAATATCAATTACAACTCAGAAGACAAAGAATCACTAATATTGTAATTGCTATAATTGTGATCGCATTCGTTATGATGCTTGTCATCCTAATTGCCAGAGCTCGTAGAGTTAGAAAGGCCTCACAACTTGTTGAAGAAAGAAAGCGGGAGTTAGAATCAAGAGTTGAAGAGGCGATGAAAGAAAGAGGTGTTGAGGTTGAGGAAGTTTCACCTGAACAAGAGAGATTTAGGGAGATTGCTACTTTAGCGGAAAATAATCCCGATGAGGTTGCAGATATCATTAAATCTTGGCTTAAAACTCGTTAA
- the fliG gene encoding flagellar motor switch protein FliG — protein MAEKSKELDGLKKSAILLVLLGPERASKILKKLDEEEVEQLTLEIANLDKIDEKTKQAVMDEFGEYIKAKDYINTGGVEYARNLLEKTFGPEKAIDIIDRLVSNLQVKPFEFLRKVDVSQMVNVLQNEHPQTVALILCYLPPQAASQVISELPESLQLDVIKRISTMDSANPDIVKEIESRLKDRLSAFTVQTFSQVGGIDITAEIMNNIDRAVSSKIFEKLSERDPKLSDEIRRRMFVFEDIVKLDDRSIQRILREVDSKDLTIALKGSSEEVKNTIFKNMSKRASQIIKEELDFMGPVRVKDVDEAQQRIINVIRKLEESGEIIIAGGGAGEELIE, from the coding sequence ATGGCTGAAAAGAGTAAAGAATTAGATGGCTTAAAAAAATCCGCTATATTATTGGTACTCTTAGGTCCAGAAAGGGCAAGTAAAATATTAAAAAAGCTAGACGAAGAAGAAGTAGAACAGTTAACTTTAGAAATAGCAAATTTGGACAAGATTGATGAAAAAACAAAACAGGCGGTTATGGATGAATTTGGAGAATATATAAAAGCAAAAGATTACATCAACACCGGTGGCGTTGAATATGCAAGAAATCTTCTGGAAAAAACTTTTGGACCAGAAAAAGCCATAGATATAATAGACAGATTGGTTTCTAATTTGCAGGTTAAACCTTTTGAATTTTTAAGAAAAGTGGATGTTTCACAGATGGTTAATGTGTTACAAAATGAACATCCACAGACAGTAGCACTTATATTATGTTATCTTCCACCTCAAGCAGCTTCTCAAGTTATTTCTGAATTACCAGAATCTTTACAACTAGACGTGATAAAAAGAATTTCTACGATGGATTCTGCCAATCCGGATATCGTAAAAGAGATAGAAAGTAGGCTAAAGGATCGTCTTTCTGCCTTCACCGTTCAAACCTTTTCTCAGGTTGGTGGGATAGATATTACCGCAGAAATAATGAATAACATCGATAGGGCTGTCAGTTCTAAAATATTTGAAAAGCTTTCAGAAAGAGACCCCAAACTGTCGGATGAAATTAGAAGAAGAATGTTTGTTTTTGAAGATATTGTCAAGTTGGACGATAGATCAATACAAAGAATACTTCGTGAGGTAGATAGCAAGGATTTAACAATTGCATTAAAAGGTTCTAGCGAAGAAGTTAAAAATACCATCTTTAAAAACATGTCTAAAAGGGCTTCACAGATTATAAAAGAAGAATTGGATTTTATGGGACCTGTTAGAGTCAAGGATGTAGATGAGGCACAGCAGAGAATCATCAATGTAATCAGAAAACTTGAAGAGTCTGGTGAAATTATTATAGCTGGTGGCGGGGCAGGTGAAGAATTGATTGAATAA
- a CDS encoding FliH/SctL family protein — protein MNKRIVNNKFVVLDKTFELSVEEIEQTQYEENKREKDKLKEAIESDAQKEAQKIIENAKITSQKIIENAELEAKRLKEDQIKYVEERKKTLEEELKKVRAQIQRISKEYDIYIKELSQQSLNFCENTIKAVVERYFKEKFDFPQWVEIIFQNFEKKLSSMKNSKIKLSPSFNKEYANLIRDRFSDFFYIVEDPSLQDNQIVLETDQGIFDLTPQTFFEDILNMVEEAINANK, from the coding sequence TTGAATAAAAGAATCGTAAATAATAAATTCGTTGTTTTAGATAAAACCTTCGAATTATCCGTAGAAGAAATAGAACAAACACAATATGAAGAAAATAAAAGAGAAAAAGACAAATTAAAAGAGGCTATTGAGTCAGATGCCCAAAAAGAAGCTCAAAAGATAATTGAAAACGCAAAAATTACGAGTCAAAAAATCATTGAAAATGCAGAATTAGAAGCTAAAAGATTAAAGGAAGATCAAATTAAATACGTAGAAGAGAGGAAGAAGACGCTCGAAGAAGAACTGAAAAAGGTTAGAGCCCAAATTCAAAGGATTTCAAAAGAGTATGATATTTATATCAAAGAGTTGTCACAGCAGAGTTTAAATTTCTGTGAAAACACTATCAAGGCTGTCGTCGAAAGATATTTTAAAGAAAAGTTTGATTTTCCTCAGTGGGTAGAAATTATTTTTCAAAATTTTGAAAAGAAGCTTTCATCAATGAAAAATTCTAAAATTAAACTAAGTCCTTCTTTCAATAAAGAATACGCAAATTTAATAAGAGACAGGTTTTCTGATTTTTTTTATATAGTTGAAGACCCTTCTTTACAAGATAATCAAATAGTTTTGGAAACAGATCAAGGAATATTCGACCTAACTCCTCAAACATTTTTTGAAGATATTTTGAACATGGTGGAGGAAGCTATAAATGCAAATAAATGA
- a CDS encoding FliI/YscN family ATPase: MQINDFSSSLAYFTDKLKNRPLFELEGKISRIVGVTIESIGPSVALGDLCRIKLKDGSKIFAETVGFSDNKVLLMPLEDVSGIYVGAPVERVDSKINVKISSDLLGHVLDGLGRSMDGSKVKSYESKSIYRSAPNPLLRNRIKEPLSVGVRAIDAFLTLGKGQRIGIMAGSGVGKSTLLGMIARNTEADINVIGLIGERGREVKDFIEKDLGEEGLKKSVLIVSTSDSPALLRVKALYTATTIAEYFRDLGYNVLMMVDSITRWAMAQREIGLSIGEPPTTRGYTPSVFANMPKILERAGNSQKGSMTAIYTVLVEADDMNDPIGDAVRSIVDGHIVLSRSLADSSHYPPIDILSSVSRLMKEVVDEKHLKAAMFIRDIYASYMNSKDLIEVGAYKKGSNKKVDIALEEIENINNFLTQRIEEKAPFEQTLKKLVEIYQRYN, from the coding sequence ATGCAAATAAATGATTTTTCTTCATCTTTAGCTTATTTTACTGATAAATTAAAAAATAGACCTTTATTTGAACTAGAAGGTAAAATTAGTAGGATAGTAGGTGTTACTATTGAATCAATCGGTCCCAGTGTGGCTTTGGGGGATCTATGTAGGATAAAATTGAAAGATGGTTCAAAGATTTTTGCAGAAACCGTAGGTTTTTCCGATAACAAAGTGCTTTTAATGCCATTAGAGGATGTAAGTGGAATCTATGTGGGAGCACCGGTAGAAAGAGTAGATAGTAAAATCAACGTGAAAATTAGCTCAGATCTCTTAGGACATGTGTTGGATGGTTTAGGAAGATCAATGGATGGTTCAAAAGTAAAGAGTTACGAAAGTAAAAGTATATATAGATCTGCCCCCAACCCTCTTTTAAGAAACAGAATTAAAGAACCTTTATCTGTAGGAGTGAGGGCAATCGATGCTTTTTTAACCCTTGGTAAAGGTCAAAGAATTGGAATAATGGCAGGGAGCGGTGTAGGAAAAAGTACCTTACTGGGAATGATAGCCAGGAATACCGAAGCAGATATTAACGTCATTGGGTTGATAGGAGAAAGGGGAAGAGAAGTTAAAGATTTTATTGAAAAAGATCTTGGGGAAGAAGGATTGAAAAAATCTGTTTTAATAGTTTCAACTTCAGACTCACCTGCTCTACTAAGAGTAAAAGCTCTTTACACAGCCACCACTATCGCAGAGTATTTTAGAGATTTAGGTTACAATGTTTTAATGATGGTCGATTCAATCACTAGATGGGCTATGGCTCAAAGAGAGATTGGACTTTCCATAGGTGAACCACCAACCACCAGAGGATACACACCCAGCGTCTTTGCAAATATGCCAAAAATTTTAGAAAGAGCTGGTAACTCACAAAAAGGAAGTATGACCGCTATCTACACCGTACTGGTTGAAGCCGATGATATGAACGATCCAATTGGTGACGCTGTAAGAAGTATAGTCGATGGTCATATTGTTCTTTCAAGAAGCCTCGCAGATTCTTCGCATTATCCCCCAATAGATATCCTTTCCAGTGTAAGTAGGTTGATGAAAGAAGTAGTAGATGAAAAACACCTTAAAGCAGCAATGTTTATTAGAGATATTTACGCAAGTTATATGAATTCCAAGGATTTAATCGAAGTTGGTGCGTATAAGAAGGGAAGCAATAAAAAAGTAGATATTGCTTTGGAAGAAATAGAAAATATAAATAATTTTTTAACACAGAGAATAGAAGAAAAAGCGCCTTTTGAACAAACGTTGAAAAAGTTAGTCGAAATATACCAAAGGTACAACTAG